The Vibrio crassostreae genomic interval TCGACACCTTCATTGTGCATTTCCGTGATTTAACCGAACAGCAGATCATCTCTTATGTTGAGAAGGAACAACCTTATTACTGCGCGGGCAGTTTTATGTGTGAAGGATTAGGTATCGCGTTGTTTAAACAGATGGAAGGCAAAGATCCGAACACCCTAATCGGTCTACCACTGATCGATTTAGTCGATATGTTAGGTGCCCAAGGGATGAGTGTGCTTTAACAGATACTGTCTCTTTGCTAGAGATTCCCTACTCCTTCCTTCGTCAGTCTAGGGAATGACGGAAACTAATAATAATTACAGTCCTGAGGGCTTCTAGTTATTTAGTCATTGGTAATTCAATGTGTCGTCATCCTCAAGAGCGAGAAACGAGCGGATTGGGGATCTCTTGCAACAAGCACAAACAAAAAAGGTTGACGATATTCGTCAACCTTTGTCATTTTCAGGTAGCTGATACGAAATCCTGAAAGAGTGTTCCCTTTCGCATCTCGTATCTCGTATCTTCTTAGATCTTACGCAATCCGGTCAGTGCTTTTTCTAGTCTTGCTTCCATTGGTGCAGAGATATCCATCTTCTCTTCGCTACCTGGGTGCGTGAACTTAATGTTTGCTGCGTGTAGGAACAAACGGTCCAGACCAACCTTACCCGTGTAAGCATCAAAACGACGATCACCGTAGCGATCATCCCAAGCAATTGGGTGGCCAGTATATTGAGTATGTACACGGATTTGGTGTGTACGCCCCGTAATTGGACTTGCTTGAACTAACGTCGCATCTTTGAATTTTTCTAAAACTCGAAAACGCGTCTCAGAGGCTTTACCGTTCGGGTTCACGCGAACAATACTGTTCACTTCATTTTTCAATAATGGAGCGTTAACAACCTTACAGCTGTTCTTCCATTCGCCCATGACTAAAGCGAAGTAATATTTTTGAACCGTTTTTTCACGGAACTGTGCTTGAAGGTGTCTTAGCGCCGAGCGCTTCTTAGCAACAAGCAGAATACCAGATGTATCTCTATCGATACGATGCACTAACTCTAGAAAACGAGCATCAGGACGAAGTGCACGCAACGCTTCGATTGCGCCAAACTTCAGCCCACTGCCACCATGAACGGCAGTACCCGAAGGTTTGTTTAGAATCAGCATGTGATCATCTTCATAAATGATGCACTGTTCTAATTCTGAGACCTTGTTGAGTTTCGTGCTTGGCACGTTCTCTTCTGTTTTCTCTTCAATAGTAACTGGAGGGATACGAACTAAATCGCCAGCTTTTAGTTTGTACTCAGCCTTGATACGTTTTTTGTTAACGCGGACTTCGCCTTTACGCACGATTCGGTAAATCATGCTTTTCGGGATGTTTTTTAATTGGTTGCGTAAGAAGTTATCAATACGCTGACCAGCCATATCTTCGTCAATGTCGACGAATTGGACTTGGGTTCTAATTTCGCTCATTGGGCTATTGTATCACTGTCACTTTTGATAATTG includes:
- the rluC gene encoding 23S rRNA pseudouridine(955/2504/2580) synthase RluC gives rise to the protein MSEIRTQVQFVDIDEDMAGQRIDNFLRNQLKNIPKSMIYRIVRKGEVRVNKKRIKAEYKLKAGDLVRIPPVTIEEKTEENVPSTKLNKVSELEQCIIYEDDHMLILNKPSGTAVHGGSGLKFGAIEALRALRPDARFLELVHRIDRDTSGILLVAKKRSALRHLQAQFREKTVQKYYFALVMGEWKNSCKVVNAPLLKNEVNSIVRVNPNGKASETRFRVLEKFKDATLVQASPITGRTHQIRVHTQYTGHPIAWDDRYGDRRFDAYTGKVGLDRLFLHAANIKFTHPGSEEKMDISAPMEARLEKALTGLRKI